AGTTTATCAATGGGTGCAACCCAAGAGGCGGGCGCCATTTGCAAGGCACGATAATAACAAAGCCAAGATAGGCCCGTAGCAACACCAGAAAGAATTAAAAAGGTGAGTGGTTTTGCTGCAATATGTTGTGGCAGTTGCCATTCGTTACGTGCGCTAATGATACCCGCTGTAATGAGTAAAACCACAATTGTACGGATAAATGTCGCCAGATTGCTGTTAATGCCTTCAACCCCTAATTTGCCTAAAATGGCGGTAAGTCCAGCGAAAAAGGCTGAACCAATAGCAAAAAATACCCAATTCATGATGTGCTCCTGATTTTATCGTTAATATTGACCGCACTTTTCCGCTATAATAATGGAAAACTCATTAAGACAGAATAAGACATGAAACAAATTAATATTGAAATCGCTTATGCCTTGCCGGATCGCTATTATTTGAAGTCCTTCAAAGTGGATGAAGGCACAATGATTCAAACGGCTATTTTACAATCGGGCATT
This is a stretch of genomic DNA from Haemophilus parainfluenzae. It encodes these proteins:
- a CDS encoding EamA family transporter; the protein is MNWVFFAIGSAFFAGLTAILGKLGVEGINSNLATFIRTIVVLLITAGIISARNEWQLPQHIAAKPLTFLILSGVATGLSWLCYYRALQMAPASWVAPIDKLSVVIAIILGVVLLGEPLSMKLVIGSLLILSGVLVLAL